One Myotis daubentonii chromosome 3, mMyoDau2.1, whole genome shotgun sequence genomic window carries:
- the TMEM14C gene encoding transmembrane protein 14C: MQKDSGPLVPLHWIGFGYAALVASGGIIGYAKAGSVPSLAAGLLFGGLAGLGAYQLSQDPRNIWVFLVTSGTLAGIMGMRFYHSGKFMPAGLIAGASLLMVAKLGISVFSKPH; the protein is encoded by the exons ATGCAGAAGGACTCCGGCCCACT AGTGCCTTTACattggattggctttggctatgcAGCACTGGTTGCTTCTGGTGGGATCATTGGCTACGCCAAAGCAG GTAGCGTCCCATCCCTGGCTGCTGGGCTCCTCTTCGGTGGCTTAGCAGGCCTGGGTGCTTATCAGCTGTCTCAGGATCCAAGGAACATTTGGGTTTTCCTAG TTACATCTGGAACCTTGGCTGGCATTATGGGAATGAGATTCTACCACTCTGGAAAATTTATGCCTGCGGGCTTAATTGCAGGTGCCAG tttgcTGATGGTCGCCAAACTTGGAATTAGTGTGTTCAGCAAACCCCATTAG